The Carnobacterium sp. 17-4 genome has a window encoding:
- a CDS encoding DeoR/GlpR family DNA-binding transcription regulator → MIPYERKKAILQKLNEQDIVILDELQNVLSGVSVSTIRRDLKDLERAGHVTVLPGGAAKLFSRSTDVPITKRTTLNRNEKKEIALLAVKEVKFGETIYVDSGSTGEELLLELVKKKITLITSVTNFKIPLQDVEAQVYSLGGFVNFTNNSLKGDLTVQNIDYFNFDRAFIGANGVDSKFGYTTPDLSEALKKRKVIEKSQEVYFVCDSSKFHEVYMSSIAPLSDSVLITNERDESIEKNLKQLIC, encoded by the coding sequence ATGATTCCGTATGAGAGAAAAAAAGCAATCTTACAAAAACTAAACGAACAAGATATTGTTATACTGGATGAATTACAAAATGTATTATCTGGCGTATCGGTTTCTACTATTCGACGTGACTTAAAAGATTTAGAGAGAGCAGGTCACGTAACAGTATTGCCTGGCGGTGCCGCAAAACTATTTTCCCGTTCTACAGATGTTCCAATTACAAAAAGAACGACTTTAAATCGCAATGAGAAAAAAGAAATTGCCTTATTAGCGGTTAAAGAAGTTAAGTTTGGTGAGACTATATATGTGGACTCAGGATCAACTGGTGAAGAATTACTATTAGAATTAGTAAAGAAAAAAATAACCTTGATTACTTCAGTTACGAATTTCAAAATTCCTCTTCAAGATGTTGAAGCGCAAGTCTATTCTCTTGGTGGTTTTGTTAATTTCACAAACAATTCACTTAAAGGCGATTTGACCGTGCAAAATATTGATTATTTTAATTTTGATCGTGCTTTTATTGGTGCAAACGGAGTGGATAGTAAATTTGGCTATACTACCCCTGATTTGAGTGAGGCACTTAAGAAAAGAAAAGTAATCGAAAAATCGCAAGAAGTTTACTTTGTTTGTGATTCTAGCAAATTCCATGAGGTCTATATGTCCTCGATTGCACCTTTATCAGATTCAGTTCTCATTACGAACGAAAGAGATGAATCAATTGAAAAGAATCTTAAGCAATTAATCTGCTGA
- the rpe gene encoding ribulose-phosphate 3-epimerase: MEKLICPSMMCADFGSLKDEVTKLDQAGADVFHIDIMDGVYVPNYGMGLQDFEFIRKATKKLVDVHLMVKNPADYVEKFIDMGADIIYFHPETDQHPARTLDKIRAKGKKAGIAINPGTSIETIQELLYLADYVLVMTVNPGFAGQKYLDYVDHKIKKLSSMKNEYDFELVVDGAISNERVETLSALGVKGFVLGTSALFGKDESYQEIIKSLKGEGK; the protein is encoded by the coding sequence ATGGAAAAATTAATTTGTCCATCTATGATGTGTGCGGATTTTGGATCTTTAAAAGATGAGGTAACGAAATTAGATCAAGCAGGAGCAGATGTTTTTCATATTGATATTATGGATGGTGTTTATGTTCCTAACTACGGTATGGGGTTGCAAGATTTTGAATTTATTCGTAAGGCGACTAAAAAATTAGTGGATGTTCACTTAATGGTTAAAAACCCAGCAGATTATGTCGAAAAGTTTATCGATATGGGAGCCGATATTATTTATTTTCATCCTGAAACAGATCAGCATCCAGCAAGAACATTGGATAAAATACGAGCAAAAGGAAAGAAAGCAGGAATTGCTATCAATCCAGGAACCTCTATTGAAACTATTCAAGAATTGCTTTATTTAGCAGATTACGTTTTAGTAATGACGGTGAACCCTGGTTTTGCTGGACAAAAATATTTAGACTATGTAGACCATAAAATTAAAAAGTTGAGTTCTATGAAAAATGAGTATGATTTCGAATTAGTAGTAGATGGAGCAATTTCAAATGAACGAGTGGAAACATTGAGTGCACTTGGTGTAAAAGGTTTTGTATTGGGCACTTCAGCTTTATTTGGAAAAGATGAAAGTTATCAAGAGATTATTAAAAGCTTAAAAGGAGAGGGTAAATAA
- a CDS encoding sugar kinase, with product MGKVVTLGEIMMRLSTNPGKRLSHAQQFEVCYGGGEANVAISLANYGHEVSFASKVPNNDLGQSVKKFLNGYGVSTSQLLFGGQRLGLYYMEAGVGKRSANVIYDRVGSSFGDMKKIEWNINTLFEDVDLFHISGITSALSKEWKNLTIDLIKMAKKAGVKISFDINYRSKMWSLEEARETIKLILPYVDYCSAGDMDARYILNISKYSGDIDDKNEMVYYYQEMQRLFPNIEVFYSTKRITHSATENDLTGNIWMGKHYYESNCHNINPIVDRIGGGDAFSGGVLHGLLCQYDPQMIIKFATAASALKHTVYGDCNQFSVSEVNDFLETGIGKINR from the coding sequence ATGGGTAAAGTTGTAACACTTGGTGAAATCATGATGCGACTCTCAACAAATCCTGGAAAACGATTATCACATGCTCAACAATTTGAGGTTTGCTATGGAGGTGGAGAAGCCAATGTTGCTATTTCACTTGCTAATTATGGTCATGAGGTATCATTTGCCAGTAAAGTTCCCAATAATGATTTAGGTCAATCCGTTAAAAAATTTCTAAATGGTTATGGAGTATCCACTTCACAGTTACTTTTTGGTGGTCAGCGTTTAGGATTGTATTACATGGAAGCAGGAGTAGGAAAGCGTTCAGCAAATGTAATTTATGATCGAGTGGGTTCCAGTTTTGGGGATATGAAAAAAATTGAGTGGAATATAAATACTCTTTTTGAAGATGTTGATTTATTCCACATCTCTGGAATTACTTCTGCACTTTCAAAAGAATGGAAGAATCTGACAATAGACTTAATCAAAATGGCTAAAAAAGCTGGAGTTAAGATCAGTTTTGATATCAACTACCGTTCTAAAATGTGGAGTTTAGAAGAAGCAAGAGAGACAATTAAATTAATTCTACCATATGTAGATTACTGTTCAGCTGGAGATATGGATGCCAGATATATTTTAAATATTTCTAAGTATAGTGGAGATATTGACGATAAAAATGAAATGGTTTATTACTATCAAGAAATGCAGAGACTGTTCCCTAATATTGAAGTTTTTTATTCAACCAAAAGGATAACCCATTCAGCAACTGAAAATGATTTAACTGGCAATATATGGATGGGTAAACACTACTATGAATCTAATTGCCATAATATAAATCCTATTGTTGACCGAATAGGAGGAGGCGATGCCTTTTCCGGTGGGGTATTGCATGGTCTTTTATGCCAATATGATCCTCAAATGATTATAAAATTTGCAACAGCAGCATCTGCATTGAAACATACAGTCTATGGTGATTGCAATCAATTTAGTGTTTCTGAAGTAAACGATTTTTTAGAAACAGGAATTGGAAAAATAAATCGTTGA
- a CDS encoding DUF969 domain-containing protein, whose protein sequence is MEIIKLIGILIIVVGFVFKFDTIAVVLLAALATALVSGISFTDFLALLGEAFVSNRLVTLFLLTLPMIGLTERFGLRQQAVKLIEKMRGLTPGRFLSLYMLIRELAGFFSVRVQGQTQFIRPLVEPMTQAAAKTKYGEISDEDIERLKARSAATDNYGNFFAQNTFIAAAGVLLIAGTMESLGYDVSAVAIAQASIPIALIMLVMVAGSNVIFDRKMQKKYGNKTNFSSQKEGK, encoded by the coding sequence ATGGAAATCATAAAGTTAATTGGGATTTTAATTATTGTTGTCGGTTTTGTTTTTAAATTTGATACTATTGCGGTTGTATTGCTTGCAGCATTAGCTACGGCTCTAGTTTCTGGAATTTCATTTACAGATTTTTTAGCTTTATTAGGAGAAGCGTTTGTTTCTAACCGACTAGTAACATTATTTTTACTAACACTCCCTATGATTGGTTTAACAGAACGATTTGGATTACGTCAACAAGCTGTTAAATTGATTGAGAAGATGAGGGGGCTAACGCCAGGTCGATTCCTGTCTTTGTATATGTTGATTCGTGAATTAGCAGGATTCTTTTCTGTACGCGTCCAAGGCCAAACACAGTTTATTCGCCCATTAGTTGAGCCGATGACTCAAGCAGCAGCTAAAACAAAATATGGTGAAATCAGTGATGAAGATATAGAACGTCTTAAAGCACGTTCGGCAGCTACAGATAATTATGGTAACTTTTTTGCTCAAAATACATTTATCGCGGCAGCTGGTGTTTTGTTAATTGCTGGTACTATGGAATCTTTAGGCTATGATGTTTCAGCGGTAGCTATTGCTCAAGCTTCTATTCCAATTGCTCTAATTATGTTGGTTATGGTAGCTGGATCCAATGTTATATTTGATCGGAAAATGCAAAAAAAATATGGAAATAAAACCAATTTTTCGTCACAAAAGGAGGGGAAATAA
- the pcp gene encoding pyroglutamyl-peptidase I gives MKILVTGFDPFGGEKINPALEAVKGLANTIKGAEIKKIEIPTVFGKSAEVVKVAIKEFQPDVVLNIGQAGGRFALTPERVAINVDDARIPDNEGNQPIDEAVQQQGKAAYFTQLPVKAMVTAIKAVGLPGAVSNTAGTFVCNHIMYQVQYLIDTQYPTIKGGFIHVPFIPEQVVDKANQPFMSLTDMTKGLTAAIEAIVDFEGKEDLKEIGGAIH, from the coding sequence ATGAAAATTTTAGTAACAGGATTTGACCCATTTGGTGGAGAGAAAATCAATCCAGCTCTAGAAGCTGTCAAAGGTTTAGCAAATACGATTAAAGGTGCAGAAATAAAAAAAATAGAAATTCCAACAGTATTTGGCAAATCAGCTGAAGTAGTTAAAGTAGCCATTAAAGAATTTCAACCAGATGTAGTTCTAAATATTGGACAAGCTGGAGGGCGTTTTGCATTGACTCCTGAACGTGTGGCGATCAATGTGGATGATGCTCGTATACCAGATAATGAAGGCAATCAACCGATTGATGAAGCAGTCCAACAACAAGGAAAAGCAGCTTATTTTACTCAGTTACCAGTTAAAGCAATGGTAACAGCAATTAAAGCAGTTGGTCTGCCAGGAGCTGTTTCAAACACAGCAGGAACATTTGTCTGCAATCATATTATGTATCAAGTTCAGTATTTGATTGATACTCAATATCCAACTATTAAAGGAGGATTTATCCATGTCCCTTTCATTCCTGAACAGGTAGTAGATAAAGCAAATCAACCCTTTATGAGTTTAACTGATATGACGAAAGGTTTAACAGCTGCAATTGAAGCAATAGTTGATTTTGAAGGTAAAGAAGATTTAAAAGAAATAGGAGGTGCAATTCACTAA
- a CDS encoding LacI family DNA-binding transcriptional regulator — MKKQLSIKDIAKLSNVSTATVSRVLNDNGRFSEETRKKVLDVVKEFGYSTNSVAKTLREQKSHTIGMIVPDISNEFFSSLITQIESYFFDKGISTIICNTNKDAEKEKAYLKSLDSKLVDGLICISGQEAIDETQLSRDIPIVCIDRKPKVASNIAIVGSDHSEGGYKATQFLIEKGCKRILLLTKDNNTTSSNDRIAGYKKALKDANLKLESELIIHASSSSLSKFEIAQKSIEEVLNRGLVFDGVFATNDWLAYGAIQTLKKNHISIPDEVKVVGFDDDSISKYTSPSITTIHQETNEIAEKAADILYQLMTRPDMTLNNHDIKVSTRLIKRETT; from the coding sequence ATGAAAAAGCAGCTTTCTATAAAGGATATTGCAAAATTAAGTAATGTATCTACTGCAACGGTATCAAGAGTTTTGAATGATAATGGAAGATTTTCAGAAGAAACTAGAAAAAAGGTATTAGATGTCGTAAAAGAATTTGGGTATTCTACTAATTCTGTAGCAAAAACGTTGCGTGAGCAGAAGTCACATACAATTGGCATGATTGTCCCAGATATCAGTAATGAATTTTTCTCTTCTTTGATCACGCAAATTGAAAGTTATTTCTTTGATAAAGGGATTTCTACGATCATTTGCAACACGAACAAAGATGCGGAAAAAGAAAAAGCTTACTTGAAATCGCTCGATTCTAAACTAGTGGACGGACTTATTTGTATTTCAGGACAAGAGGCAATTGATGAAACGCAACTTTCAAGAGATATTCCGATTGTATGTATTGACCGTAAGCCTAAAGTGGCTAGTAATATAGCCATTGTAGGTTCGGATCATTCTGAAGGTGGATATAAGGCAACACAATTTCTGATTGAAAAAGGTTGTAAAAGAATTTTACTTTTAACTAAAGACAATAATACAACTTCTAGTAATGATCGAATAGCTGGCTATAAAAAAGCGCTCAAAGATGCCAATTTAAAATTGGAGTCTGAATTAATTATTCATGCATCTTCAAGTAGTCTATCGAAATTTGAAATTGCTCAAAAATCTATTGAAGAAGTTTTAAATAGAGGATTGGTTTTTGATGGCGTATTTGCTACAAACGATTGGCTGGCATATGGTGCGATACAAACATTGAAGAAGAATCATATTTCAATTCCAGATGAAGTGAAAGTTGTTGGCTTCGATGATGATAGTATCTCTAAGTATACTTCTCCAAGTATTACAACGATTCACCAGGAAACGAATGAAATTGCTGAAAAAGCTGCTGATATCTTGTATCAATTGATGACCAGGCCAGATATGACATTAAATAATCATGATATCAAAGTATCTACCAGACTAATTAAAAGAGAAACGACATAA
- a CDS encoding DUF979 domain-containing protein yields the protein MDAIVSNILEFFFIVIGLLLIYTASKVFRDAKHPTRLGTALFWLLLGIVFAFGNFIPDMINGMLIMVMGILTLFKQVRLGEVKTVDEDKALEASNRLGNKIFIPVITLAVVAVPIAQFTPLGGQVGIGIGAVVSLIIAIYLTKSKPLMVLEEGDRMIQQVGTTGVLPQLLAALGVIFTAAGVGDVIASGVSTFIPEGNRLLGVSAYVLGMVIFTMIMGNGFAAFTVITAGIGIPFVIAQGGDPVIAGALAMTAGFCGTLLTPMAANFNALPAALLEMKNLNGVIKEQAPLAISMIVVHIALMYFWAF from the coding sequence ATGGATGCCATTGTAAGCAATATACTAGAATTTTTCTTTATTGTAATTGGTTTGTTATTGATTTACACAGCTAGTAAAGTTTTTCGAGATGCAAAGCATCCAACACGATTAGGAACGGCGTTATTCTGGCTTTTATTAGGAATCGTATTTGCTTTTGGGAACTTTATACCAGACATGATCAATGGAATGTTAATTATGGTAATGGGAATACTAACATTATTTAAACAAGTACGTCTAGGTGAAGTTAAAACTGTGGATGAAGATAAAGCCTTAGAAGCTAGTAATCGTTTAGGTAATAAAATTTTTATACCTGTGATCACTTTAGCGGTAGTAGCTGTGCCTATTGCGCAATTTACACCTCTTGGAGGGCAAGTAGGTATTGGTATCGGAGCAGTTGTTTCATTAATTATTGCCATATATCTCACTAAATCAAAACCGTTAATGGTTTTGGAAGAAGGCGACCGCATGATCCAACAAGTAGGAACCACTGGTGTTTTGCCACAACTACTAGCTGCTTTAGGCGTTATATTTACAGCAGCTGGTGTGGGGGATGTCATTGCTAGTGGAGTTTCAACTTTTATACCAGAAGGCAATCGTTTATTAGGTGTTAGTGCATACGTGTTAGGTATGGTTATTTTCACAATGATCATGGGTAATGGATTTGCTGCATTTACTGTTATTACAGCCGGAATAGGAATTCCTTTTGTTATTGCGCAAGGAGGCGACCCTGTAATTGCAGGAGCATTAGCAATGACTGCAGGTTTCTGTGGTACGTTATTAACACCTATGGCTGCTAATTTCAATGCTTTGCCAGCTGCATTGTTGGAAATGAAAAATTTGAATGGTGTTATTAAAGAACAAGCACCACTTGCTATAAGTATGATTGTGGTACATATTGCATTAATGTACTTCTGGGCATTTTAA
- a CDS encoding nuclease-related domain-containing protein — MVELMGMLFGIYIIVFGMVILKSYLDFNNSDYQRASNHTFWQTFFNKGNMGEYNIYRTLEKIKGTKLILTNLYIPKEDGSTTEIDLVMFTNFGIFVIESKNYSGWIFGDEKYRNWTQTFPNKKKFKFFNPIWQNKGHVKALKEVLDITDESLMQSYIIFSNNCELKKITVTSPNVSVMKRNQMRNRLKRDLRNTAPKLTSEDIKAHFQVLKPFMHADDKTKQLHIETIQEKLSQFKS; from the coding sequence ATGGTAGAACTTATGGGAATGTTATTTGGTATATATATTATAGTGTTTGGTATGGTAATCTTAAAAAGTTATTTAGATTTTAATAATTCAGATTACCAACGTGCAAGTAATCACACATTTTGGCAAACTTTTTTTAATAAAGGAAATATGGGTGAATACAATATTTATCGTACTCTTGAAAAAATAAAGGGGACAAAATTAATATTAACGAATCTTTATATTCCTAAAGAAGATGGTAGTACGACTGAAATTGATTTAGTAATGTTTACAAATTTTGGTATCTTTGTTATAGAATCAAAAAATTACAGTGGATGGATATTTGGTGATGAAAAATATCGTAATTGGACGCAAACTTTTCCAAACAAAAAGAAATTCAAATTTTTCAACCCTATTTGGCAAAATAAAGGACATGTTAAAGCATTAAAAGAAGTTTTGGATATTACTGATGAATCATTGATGCAGTCGTATATCATTTTCAGCAATAATTGTGAATTAAAGAAAATTACAGTAACTAGTCCTAATGTCTCTGTTATGAAACGAAATCAAATGAGAAATAGATTGAAAAGAGATTTAAGAAATACTGCACCTAAATTAACTTCAGAGGATATAAAAGCCCATTTTCAAGTACTTAAACCTTTTATGCATGCTGATGACAAAACAAAGCAACTACATATCGAGACTATACAAGAAAAACTAAGTCAGTTTAAAAGTTAA
- the rpiB gene encoding ribose 5-phosphate isomerase B, with product MKLAIGGDHVGQLLKPEIISYLEELGHEMKDYGPFTTERTDYPKYAEKVGTEVAKGNFDGGILICGTGVGISIAANKVKGIRAVVCSEPYSAKLSKEHNNTNILAFGSRVVGLDLAKMIVKEWLDAEFEGGRHGNRVNMIEDIECRYIGE from the coding sequence ATGAAATTAGCAATCGGCGGAGATCACGTAGGACAATTATTAAAACCAGAAATTATCAGTTATCTTGAAGAATTGGGACATGAGATGAAAGATTATGGTCCATTTACAACTGAGAGAACAGACTACCCAAAATATGCTGAAAAAGTAGGAACAGAAGTAGCAAAAGGCAATTTTGATGGTGGAATTTTGATTTGTGGAACGGGTGTAGGAATATCAATTGCTGCTAATAAAGTAAAAGGAATTCGTGCTGTTGTTTGTAGTGAACCTTATTCTGCAAAATTATCAAAAGAACACAACAATACAAATATTTTAGCATTTGGCTCTCGTGTGGTTGGATTAGACTTGGCTAAAATGATTGTAAAAGAATGGTTAGATGCAGAATTTGAAGGTGGTCGTCATGGAAATCGCGTGAATATGATTGAAGATATTGAATGTCGCTATATCGGAGAATAA
- a CDS encoding sugar phosphate isomerase/epimerase family protein codes for MKLATRINSFLPVYDNDLKQVFSKFNDLGLTHVDLNYPEHVTGFSSGEMKALLDGNNLKANGVALRFRNEFINGELGNSDETIAQHALELCKEAADYCREVGGEIVTIWLGFDGFDYSFQINYQKVWNQLVNAFKEIANYAPDMKISIEYKPFQPRAYAFIDSMGVAGMMLNDIDCENVGVTLDYCHMLMKHENPAFGAEIFGSRNKLFGVHINDGYGLNDDGLMIATSTPFKTLEFLYYVKKHNYDAPFYFDTFPIIEHAVKECEQNIKMIKLLNGLIDNVGMDHIQDIIDRNDAIGASELMMKFLSNN; via the coding sequence ATGAAATTAGCTACTCGAATAAATTCATTTTTACCAGTATATGATAATGATTTAAAACAAGTTTTTTCAAAATTTAATGATCTAGGACTTACCCATGTTGACTTGAACTACCCAGAACACGTGACCGGATTTTCTAGTGGGGAAATGAAAGCGTTGTTAGATGGAAATAATTTAAAAGCAAATGGTGTAGCCTTACGTTTCAGAAATGAATTCATTAATGGTGAATTAGGGAATTCAGATGAAACAATTGCTCAACACGCTTTAGAGCTTTGTAAGGAAGCGGCTGATTACTGTAGAGAAGTTGGCGGAGAAATTGTCACAATCTGGTTAGGTTTTGATGGTTTTGACTACAGTTTCCAAATCAATTATCAAAAAGTATGGAATCAACTTGTGAATGCATTTAAAGAGATAGCAAACTATGCACCTGATATGAAAATCAGTATTGAATATAAACCATTCCAACCTAGAGCGTATGCCTTTATCGATAGTATGGGTGTTGCCGGAATGATGTTGAATGATATTGACTGTGAAAATGTTGGGGTCACGCTTGATTACTGTCATATGTTAATGAAACATGAAAATCCAGCTTTTGGTGCTGAAATTTTTGGTAGTCGAAATAAATTGTTTGGCGTTCATATTAATGATGGTTATGGTCTCAACGATGACGGTTTAATGATTGCTACGTCAACACCGTTCAAGACATTAGAATTTCTTTACTATGTTAAAAAGCATAACTATGATGCACCATTTTACTTTGACACATTCCCAATCATTGAACACGCAGTAAAAGAATGTGAACAAAATATTAAAATGATCAAATTATTAAATGGTCTGATTGATAATGTTGGTATGGACCATATTCAAGATATTATTGACCGTAACGATGCAATTGGAGCAAGCGAACTTATGATGAAATTTTTATCAAACAATTAG
- a CDS encoding PTS transporter subunit EIIC has translation MNYKDGAKDIINLIGGKENISGMTHCATRLRFNLRDISKADTAAIEKVDGVVNVINKAGQYQILIGTNVPKLYAEIEELVGETKATNSEKGDRSAQGIIGSVFSAISGIFAPLLPALAGSGILRGLLLLLVQLGWLSEASGTYQILSAASMTVFYFLPVLLAFTSARRFGADIYISALIGAALLHPDFIALLGDVGNGATTTFLGIPTVLMNYNSTVVPIILSIWIFSYLYKWLDKVIPETLKLVVLPLISIVIMVPLTIIVIGPLGVYGGEAIGSVVNWLIARSSILAGIVVGGGWSVLVSLGIHWAVNPIMINNIATYGMDYIVPFTFACNFATIGTALGVLLKAKDSDIRSFSITGMVTIALSAIIEPTVFGLLLKNKKLFLAQIIGGAVGGAYLGLTNVYANAFVFGSVTTFPAFVGENPSNFINAMIGLVISLVVAAVISYFVTRIDEKLIKN, from the coding sequence ATGAATTATAAAGATGGTGCTAAAGATATAATAAACCTTATTGGAGGGAAAGAAAATATCTCTGGCATGACTCATTGTGCTACTAGATTACGGTTTAACTTAAGGGATATTTCTAAAGCAGATACAGCAGCAATAGAAAAAGTTGATGGCGTTGTTAACGTCATCAACAAAGCTGGACAATATCAAATCCTAATTGGAACGAATGTACCAAAATTGTATGCTGAAATAGAAGAATTAGTTGGTGAGACTAAAGCAACTAATTCAGAAAAAGGTGATAGATCAGCGCAAGGCATAATTGGATCCGTTTTCTCAGCTATTTCAGGTATTTTTGCACCTTTGCTACCAGCATTAGCTGGTTCAGGTATTTTGAGAGGGTTACTTTTATTATTGGTTCAGTTAGGTTGGTTAAGTGAAGCAAGTGGGACTTACCAAATTTTGTCAGCGGCTTCAATGACCGTGTTTTATTTCTTACCAGTGTTACTTGCCTTTACTTCAGCAAGAAGATTTGGGGCAGATATCTATATTTCAGCGTTAATTGGTGCGGCGTTATTGCATCCTGATTTTATTGCCTTACTAGGTGATGTTGGTAATGGAGCGACAACCACGTTCTTAGGTATTCCAACTGTATTAATGAATTATAATTCAACAGTGGTCCCAATCATTTTATCTATCTGGATTTTCTCATACCTGTACAAATGGCTCGACAAGGTGATTCCAGAAACACTTAAACTAGTTGTATTGCCTTTAATATCAATAGTAATTATGGTACCGTTGACAATTATCGTAATTGGTCCTTTAGGCGTTTATGGTGGGGAAGCAATTGGAAGTGTAGTTAACTGGTTGATTGCAAGAAGCAGTATTCTTGCCGGAATCGTGGTCGGTGGCGGCTGGTCTGTTCTAGTTAGTTTAGGCATTCACTGGGCAGTTAACCCAATCATGATCAATAACATTGCGACTTATGGTATGGATTACATCGTACCGTTTACCTTTGCATGTAACTTCGCAACGATTGGTACAGCATTAGGTGTCCTTCTAAAAGCAAAAGATTCTGATATTAGAAGTTTTTCAATTACTGGTATGGTCACAATCGCATTATCAGCAATTATTGAACCAACTGTGTTTGGTTTATTGCTTAAAAATAAAAAATTGTTCTTAGCACAAATTATTGGTGGTGCAGTAGGTGGAGCATACCTAGGTTTGACTAACGTATACGCAAATGCATTTGTTTTTGGAAGCGTTACTACTTTCCCTGCATTTGTGGGTGAGAATCCATCAAACTTCATTAATGCAATGATTGGTCTGGTTATTTCATTAGTTGTAGCAGCTGTTATTTCGTACTTTGTTACAAGAATAGATGAAAAATTAATCAAAAACTAA
- a CDS encoding nuclease-related domain-containing protein translates to MAFKEREKPFRLLVMESLANRMNLSKEDRNKYANWVKGYDGEVKFDFITEQLKCESLVLNDLYLIVRGKKFQLDTLVITAKCLFVYEVKNFEGEYYYENEKL, encoded by the coding sequence ATGGCTTTTAAAGAGAGAGAAAAACCGTTTCGATTATTAGTCATGGAGTCTTTGGCGAATCGAATGAATTTGTCAAAAGAAGACCGTAATAAATATGCGAACTGGGTCAAAGGATACGATGGGGAAGTGAAGTTTGATTTCATAACTGAACAATTGAAATGTGAGAGCCTAGTTTTAAATGATTTGTATTTAATAGTGAGAGGAAAGAAATTTCAACTTGATACTTTGGTGATTACTGCAAAGTGTCTTTTTGTATATGAAGTGAAAAATTTTGAAGGTGAATATTATTATGAAAATGAAAAGCTGTAA
- a CDS encoding bifunctional 4-hydroxy-2-oxoglutarate aldolase/2-dehydro-3-deoxy-phosphogluconate aldolase → MKKVNILQRIEEAGVIAVLRGETKEEVLKTGHAVIKGGIKSIELTFTVPEANEIIKELAVHYKNQAEVVIGAGTVLDATTARLAIMAGAQYIVSPSFNPATAEMCNLYQIPYLPGCMTITEMETALKSGVDIVKLFPGSVYGPSVVKAFKAPLPYLNIMPTGGVSIDNMAEWFNEGVVAVGVGGNLLEPVKNGDFDKVTELAKQYMDKYYEIKGKK, encoded by the coding sequence ATGAAAAAAGTGAATATTTTGCAAAGAATAGAAGAAGCGGGAGTCATAGCTGTTCTTAGAGGCGAGACGAAAGAAGAAGTTTTAAAAACGGGTCATGCGGTTATTAAAGGGGGAATAAAAAGCATAGAATTAACTTTTACTGTTCCAGAAGCCAATGAAATCATAAAAGAACTAGCCGTTCACTATAAAAATCAAGCTGAAGTTGTCATAGGAGCTGGAACGGTATTAGATGCAACAACAGCCCGCCTAGCTATTATGGCTGGTGCTCAATATATTGTCAGTCCAAGTTTTAATCCGGCTACTGCAGAAATGTGTAACCTTTACCAAATCCCTTACTTGCCAGGTTGTATGACAATCACTGAAATGGAAACAGCTCTTAAAAGCGGTGTTGATATTGTCAAATTATTCCCTGGAAGTGTCTATGGTCCCAGTGTGGTCAAGGCGTTTAAAGCACCTTTACCATATCTAAATATCATGCCTACTGGTGGAGTAAGCATAGATAATATGGCAGAATGGTTCAATGAAGGCGTAGTAGCTGTTGGAGTGGGTGGGAATTTATTGGAGCCAGTAAAAAATGGAGATTTTGATAAAGTAACGGAGTTAGCAAAGCAATATATGGATAAATACTATGAAATAAAAGGAAAAAAATAA